In Geobacter anodireducens, a genomic segment contains:
- a CDS encoding 3-deoxy-7-phosphoheptulonate synthase: MIIVMKAGAAKKDRDEVIRRISELGYNPHVIHGTTRDVIGAVGDERGKLVLQGIESMHGVESVVPILKPYKLASREVKPEPSVVAITDTVVIGGPEVIVMAGPCSVEGETMIIETAKAVKAAGAQVLRGGAFKPRTSPYSFQGLEEEGLKLLAKAREETGLPIVTEVVNPETAELVAEYSDILQIGARNAQNFALLKKVGQLRRPVLLKRGMSMTIQEFLMSAEYVMSEGNQSVILCERGIRTFETATRNTLDLSAIPVLKQMTHLPVIADPSHGTGNYHYVAPMALAAVAAGADGLMIEVHPDPERASSDGPQSLKPKKFDALMAKLRLVAESVGRRL, translated from the coding sequence ATGATCATCGTCATGAAAGCGGGAGCGGCAAAAAAAGACCGGGACGAGGTAATCAGGCGGATCAGCGAGCTGGGCTACAATCCCCACGTCATCCATGGCACCACGCGGGACGTGATCGGGGCCGTGGGGGACGAGCGGGGCAAGCTGGTCCTTCAGGGCATCGAGTCCATGCACGGCGTGGAGAGCGTGGTGCCGATCCTGAAGCCGTACAAACTGGCATCAAGGGAGGTGAAGCCCGAGCCGAGCGTTGTCGCCATTACGGATACCGTGGTCATCGGCGGACCCGAAGTCATTGTCATGGCCGGGCCCTGTTCGGTCGAGGGAGAGACCATGATCATCGAGACGGCAAAGGCGGTAAAGGCGGCCGGAGCCCAGGTGCTGCGGGGCGGAGCATTCAAGCCGCGCACCTCTCCCTACTCCTTCCAGGGACTCGAAGAGGAGGGGCTCAAGCTGCTGGCCAAGGCGCGCGAAGAGACGGGCCTCCCCATCGTGACCGAGGTGGTCAATCCCGAGACGGCTGAACTGGTGGCCGAGTACTCCGACATTCTCCAGATCGGAGCCCGCAATGCCCAGAACTTCGCCCTGCTCAAGAAGGTGGGGCAGCTCCGGCGCCCAGTGCTCCTCAAGCGGGGCATGTCCATGACCATCCAGGAATTCCTCATGAGCGCCGAGTATGTCATGAGCGAAGGGAACCAGTCGGTTATCCTCTGCGAGCGCGGCATCCGCACCTTCGAAACCGCCACCCGCAACACCCTGGATCTCTCGGCCATCCCGGTGTTGAAGCAGATGACCCATCTGCCTGTTATTGCCGATCCTTCCCATGGCACCGGAAACTATCACTACGTGGCACCCATGGCCCTGGCCGCTGTTGCCGCCGGCGCGGACGGCCTCATGATCGAGGTGCATCCCGATCCCGAGCGAGCGTCGTCCGACGGACCCCAGTCGCTCAAGCCGAAGAAATTCGACGCGCTCATGGCGAAGCTGCGGCTCGTGGCGGAGTCCGTGGGCAGGCGACTGTAG
- a CDS encoding SAM-dependent methyltransferase produces MGALRCVVGPESVRMLELGHPWIIADAYTKKWPAGSAGDLVELVDASGRFLATALLDPGERIVARVLGGKGFRLGERWLAQRLEDALELRRSHVPLEETDAYRLVNGEGDGLPGITVDRYGDYLMVQLYCGGWRPHLPELTRVLAGALKPAGIYEKTRPRNTRELEAVSDTKRYGRLLAGAAAPPRLAVRENGLTFLVELERGLNTGLFLDQRANRGQLMARTAGKRVLNLFAYTGAFSVAAAAGGASRVTSVDASPTYTDWAKAHFEANRLNPKRHEFIVGDCMDTLAELARRQERFDIVLMDPPSFSTTSKSRFTTRGGTSDLVAASLPLLAEGGLLITSSNHQKVDVADYLKELRRGALQAGSTVRVISLAGQPEDFPYPVTFPEGRYLKYVVSVKGKT; encoded by the coding sequence ATGGGAGCTCTACGCTGCGTCGTCGGCCCTGAATCGGTGCGGATGCTGGAGTTGGGGCATCCCTGGATCATCGCCGACGCCTATACGAAAAAGTGGCCCGCCGGATCGGCCGGCGACCTGGTGGAACTGGTGGATGCCTCGGGGCGCTTCCTCGCAACGGCCCTCCTGGACCCGGGCGAGCGCATTGTGGCGCGGGTGCTGGGAGGAAAAGGATTCCGCCTGGGGGAAAGGTGGCTGGCACAGCGGCTGGAAGACGCCCTGGAGCTGCGGCGGTCCCATGTCCCCCTTGAGGAGACCGATGCCTACCGGCTCGTGAACGGCGAAGGGGACGGTCTGCCGGGCATCACGGTGGACCGCTACGGCGACTACCTGATGGTTCAGCTTTACTGCGGGGGGTGGCGGCCGCACCTGCCGGAACTGACCCGGGTGCTGGCCGGGGCCCTGAAACCGGCCGGCATTTATGAAAAAACCCGCCCCCGCAACACGCGGGAGCTGGAAGCGGTGAGCGACACCAAGCGTTACGGGCGGCTCCTGGCCGGCGCCGCCGCACCGCCACGGCTAGCGGTGCGGGAAAACGGCCTGACCTTCCTGGTCGAACTGGAGCGGGGCCTGAACACCGGCCTGTTCCTGGACCAGCGCGCCAACCGCGGCCAGTTGATGGCCCGGACAGCCGGCAAGCGGGTGCTCAATCTCTTCGCCTATACCGGCGCCTTTTCCGTGGCAGCCGCGGCGGGCGGAGCGAGCCGCGTGACAAGCGTGGATGCCTCTCCCACCTACACCGACTGGGCAAAGGCCCATTTTGAGGCAAACCGCCTCAATCCCAAGCGCCACGAATTCATTGTGGGCGACTGCATGGACACCCTGGCGGAACTCGCCCGCCGGCAGGAGCGTTTCGACATCGTCCTGATGGACCCCCCTTCCTTCTCAACCACGTCGAAAAGCCGCTTCACCACGCGCGGCGGCACCTCGGACCTTGTTGCCGCTTCGCTTCCCCTGCTGGCGGAAGGGGGGCTCCTGATCACCTCCTCCAACCACCAGAAGGTGGATGTGGCCGACTACCTCAAGGAATTGCGCCGTGGAGCGCTCCAGGCGGGCAGCACCGTGCGGGTGATCTCCCTGGCCGGCCAGCCTGAAGATTTCCCCTACCCGGTCACCTTCCCCGAAGGGCGCTATCTGAAATATGTGGTCAGTGTCAAGGGGAAGACGTAA
- a CDS encoding molybdenum cofactor sulfurase, producing MSARVVAVCISRNKGERKTPVAGVELRENHGIAGDAHAGDWHRQVSLLAKESIDKMRALGLDVDNGDFAENITTEGIDLPALPVGARLTVGETLLEVTQIGKECHTRCAIYYQAGDCVMPKEGIFARVLTGGAVKPGDGIVRVP from the coding sequence ATGTCAGCGAGAGTAGTTGCCGTCTGTATCAGCAGGAACAAGGGGGAGCGCAAGACGCCGGTGGCGGGCGTGGAGTTGCGGGAGAACCACGGCATTGCGGGCGACGCCCATGCCGGCGACTGGCACCGCCAGGTGAGCCTTCTGGCCAAGGAGAGCATCGACAAGATGCGGGCTCTGGGGCTCGACGTGGATAACGGCGATTTTGCCGAGAACATCACCACCGAGGGGATCGACCTGCCGGCGCTACCGGTGGGTGCGCGTTTGACGGTGGGGGAGACGCTCCTCGAAGTGACCCAGATCGGCAAGGAGTGCCACACCCGCTGTGCCATCTACTATCAGGCCGGCGACTGCGTCATGCCCAAGGAAGGCATTTTTGCCCGGGTCCTGACGGGAGGAGCGGTGAAACCGGGGGATGGCATCGTCCGGGTGCCCTAG
- a CDS encoding cyclic pyranopterin phosphate synthase MoaA: MELIDSFGRRINYLRLSVTDRCNLRCSYCMPAEGVEKLAHGDILSYEDLFRIARAAVAIGIEKIRITGGEPLVRKGIVPFLARIAAIEGLRHLVLTTNGLLLPEMAADLRSAGVQRLNISLDSLRADTFRAITRTGELQRVFDGIAAADAAGFPPPKINMVVMRGINDGEVADFARLTMDRPCTVRFIEYMPATRENNWQSLTVPGREILDRISASYELEPVEKGACAGPSRDFRIRGAAGTLGVITAVSGHFCGDCNRVRVTSTGMAKSCLFSDEGFDLRPFLDTGDPIILQEALRRIVGVKPERHGMSARKAEHQAFSMAKIGG; encoded by the coding sequence ATGGAACTCATTGACAGCTTCGGCCGCCGCATCAACTATCTCCGCCTCTCGGTCACCGACCGGTGCAATCTCCGCTGCAGCTACTGCATGCCGGCCGAGGGGGTGGAAAAGCTCGCCCATGGCGACATCCTTTCCTACGAGGACCTCTTCCGCATTGCCCGGGCCGCCGTTGCCATAGGCATCGAAAAGATCCGGATCACCGGCGGCGAGCCCCTGGTCCGCAAGGGAATCGTTCCGTTCCTGGCCCGTATTGCCGCCATTGAGGGGCTTCGGCATCTGGTCCTCACCACCAATGGCCTCTTGCTGCCGGAAATGGCGGCCGATCTCCGGAGCGCGGGTGTCCAGCGGCTCAACATCAGCCTTGACTCGCTCAGGGCTGACACGTTCCGGGCCATCACCAGGACCGGCGAGCTGCAACGGGTGTTCGACGGCATTGCCGCCGCCGATGCGGCCGGTTTTCCTCCTCCCAAAATCAATATGGTGGTCATGCGCGGTATCAATGACGGTGAAGTGGCTGATTTTGCCCGCCTCACCATGGACCGTCCCTGCACGGTGCGTTTCATCGAGTACATGCCGGCCACGCGGGAGAACAACTGGCAGTCCCTGACCGTGCCGGGCCGGGAAATCCTCGACCGGATCTCCGCATCGTACGAGCTTGAGCCGGTGGAGAAAGGGGCCTGTGCCGGACCGTCCAGGGACTTCCGGATCCGGGGCGCTGCCGGGACACTTGGCGTGATAACCGCCGTTTCCGGGCATTTTTGCGGCGACTGCAACCGCGTCAGGGTCACCTCGACCGGCATGGCCAAGAGCTGTCTCTTCTCGGATGAAGGGTTCGACCTGCGTCCGTTTCTCGACACCGGCGACCCGATTATCCTCCAGGAGGCACTGCGGCGGATCGTGGGGGTCAAGCCCGAGCGCCACGGCATGAGCGCGCGCAAGGCGGAGCACCAGGCGTTTTCCATGGCGAAGATCGGCGGATAA
- a CDS encoding bifunctional molybdopterin-guanine dinucleotide biosynthesis protein MobA/MobB: MDNPLLTDVTGVILVGGRSRRMGRDKALLPLGGAPLVARAIDAFRRVFARTVLVGDRGERFRELGMEVISDIHPGSALGGLHAGLARAGTPYVFVAACDVPWPDSRVIAHLCSLRPGYDVVVPVTGGGLEPLFAVYGTGCLPAVERMLRQGNCRIYDFYPEVRTRRVAMAELAGLAAPERTFVNVNTPSEFEHIRHLEEAPMAKTVSFVAKSGTGKTTLLEKVIAELKSRGYRVGAIKHDAHRFDIDHPGKDSYRFTAAGADTMLISSPEKLAVVKKHEASPPIEELIATYFGDVDIIITEGFKKSGLPKIEVHRRERSPTLLCRGEQHDPTLLAVASDEPLELDVPVLDLNDPKQVTDFVEERFLK, translated from the coding sequence ATGGACAATCCTCTCCTCACCGACGTGACCGGCGTGATCCTCGTGGGCGGCCGGAGCCGCCGCATGGGACGGGACAAGGCTCTCCTCCCCCTGGGTGGCGCGCCTCTCGTGGCGCGGGCGATCGACGCCTTCCGCCGGGTCTTTGCCCGGACCGTGCTGGTGGGCGACCGGGGGGAGCGCTTCCGGGAACTCGGCATGGAGGTGATCTCCGATATCCACCCCGGCAGCGCCCTGGGCGGGCTCCACGCGGGCCTCGCCCGGGCCGGAACGCCGTACGTGTTCGTTGCGGCATGTGACGTGCCGTGGCCCGATTCCCGGGTAATCGCGCACCTTTGCTCCCTGCGGCCGGGTTACGACGTGGTGGTGCCGGTCACCGGCGGAGGGCTCGAACCCCTCTTCGCCGTGTACGGCACGGGCTGTCTTCCGGCGGTGGAGCGGATGCTGCGGCAGGGGAACTGCCGAATCTACGATTTCTACCCCGAGGTGCGGACCCGCCGGGTGGCCATGGCGGAACTGGCCGGTCTCGCTGCCCCGGAACGGACGTTCGTCAATGTCAATACGCCGTCCGAGTTCGAGCACATCAGGCATCTGGAGGAGGCACCAATGGCCAAGACCGTATCGTTCGTGGCAAAGTCCGGGACCGGCAAAACCACGCTTCTGGAGAAGGTCATCGCCGAGTTGAAGTCCCGCGGTTACCGGGTCGGCGCCATCAAGCACGACGCCCACCGCTTCGATATCGATCACCCGGGCAAGGACAGCTATCGGTTTACCGCGGCCGGGGCGGACACCATGCTCATCTCTTCGCCCGAAAAGCTGGCCGTGGTGAAGAAGCACGAGGCATCCCCCCCCATCGAGGAGTTGATCGCCACCTACTTCGGCGATGTGGACATCATCATCACCGAGGGGTTCAAGAAGAGCGGCCTTCCCAAGATCGAGGTCCACCGCCGGGAGCGGAGCCCGACGCTGCTCTGCCGCGGTGAGCAGCATGACCCGACCCTGCTGGCGGTGGCGAGCGACGAGCCCCTGGAACTGGACGTGCCGGTCCTGGATCTGAACGATCCGAAGCAGGTGACCGACTTCGTGGAGGAGCGATTTCTGAAGTAA
- a CDS encoding 4Fe-4S binding protein, with the protein MKVSHLPIRIPFWRALVQWGFFAWVVVMGIRFGVFVRHFETGGATPLVSRPPGVEGFLPIGALASTKLWLATGTINPVHPAALVIFLTIVGMSLVAKKSFCSWLCPVGTLSEAAWKLGQRLFGRNFRVWPRLDWVLRGAKYLLLIFFVKIILIDMPAFALAAFLDTPYWAVSDVKMLHFFTRMSGTTITVLAVLTALSLIYKNAWCRYLCPYGALLGVASFLSPFKIRRDAAGCTGCRNCSRACPSGLPVHERETIRSAECTGCLTCVANCPQREVLRMAPPLWRRPLPAWVFPAVVVLLFAAGIGTGMATGTWQSSLAYEDYRQLIPMVPYLSH; encoded by the coding sequence ATGAAAGTTAGCCATCTCCCCATACGCATTCCCTTCTGGCGCGCCCTTGTCCAGTGGGGCTTCTTCGCCTGGGTCGTCGTCATGGGCATCCGCTTCGGCGTCTTTGTCCGCCACTTCGAGACCGGCGGCGCAACCCCGCTTGTTTCCCGCCCGCCGGGCGTGGAAGGGTTCCTGCCCATCGGCGCCCTGGCCAGCACCAAGCTCTGGCTCGCCACCGGCACCATCAACCCGGTCCACCCGGCAGCCCTGGTCATCTTCCTCACCATCGTGGGCATGAGCCTTGTGGCGAAGAAGTCGTTCTGCTCCTGGCTCTGCCCGGTTGGGACCCTGTCGGAGGCGGCCTGGAAGCTGGGACAACGGCTCTTTGGCCGCAATTTCCGGGTCTGGCCCCGGCTCGATTGGGTCCTGCGGGGGGCGAAGTACCTGCTGCTCATCTTTTTCGTCAAGATCATCCTGATCGACATGCCGGCCTTTGCCCTGGCGGCCTTTCTCGATACCCCCTACTGGGCCGTGAGCGACGTGAAGATGCTCCACTTCTTCACCAGGATGTCGGGCACCACGATAACGGTCCTCGCCGTGCTCACGGCGCTGTCGCTCATCTACAAAAACGCCTGGTGCCGCTATCTCTGCCCCTACGGCGCGCTGCTGGGGGTGGCGAGCTTCCTGAGCCCCTTCAAGATCCGGCGCGACGCTGCCGGCTGCACCGGCTGCCGCAACTGCTCCAGGGCCTGCCCGTCCGGGCTTCCGGTCCACGAGCGCGAGACGATTCGCTCCGCCGAATGCACTGGCTGTCTCACCTGCGTGGCCAACTGTCCCCAGCGGGAGGTGCTCCGCATGGCGCCGCCCCTCTGGCGACGGCCGCTCCCGGCATGGGTGTTTCCTGCCGTGGTGGTGCTCCTCTTCGCCGCCGGCATCGGCACCGGCATGGCCACCGGCACCTGGCAGAGCTCACTTGCCTATGAGGACTACCGGCAGCTCATCCCCATGGTGCCGTACCTGAGCCACTGA
- a CDS encoding cytochrome C nitrite reductase translates to MNKKSMKRWAAVTALAATAVVAAAGAGCAPKKVEQAGRAVIPDGTIDPAEWGKAYPVHYDLWKKTEEPTVAGKSRYKKGYDDDGVFYDKLDEFPFLALLYNGWGFGVEYKEPRGHAHMVRDQFEVDPGRVKAGGSCLTCKTPYAPALQQRLGKDYFSKPYQEVHAQIPKEHQMLGVACIDCHNNDDLSLKISRGFTLGKALEKLGVDQAKLSTQEKRTLVCAQCHVTYSIPKDETMKSTDVFFPWDGSTYGGITIENIIAKLRSNPAHGEWTQGVTGFKLAFIRHPEFELFSNNSVHWQAGVACSDCHMPYTKVGTRKVSDHRVMSPLKNDLKACQQCHAESPEWLRNQVYAIQDRTMSQFIRAGYATATAAKLFEMTHKARAEGKQIDKALYDQARDHYEEAFYRVVFIGAENSVGFHNPTEALRITGDANSHAGKAEALLRQALTKAGVTVPLKVDLELAKYTNNRGVKKLMFKPEHEIKDPLAAK, encoded by the coding sequence ATGAATAAGAAAAGCATGAAGCGTTGGGCCGCTGTCACTGCCCTGGCCGCAACGGCAGTGGTGGCGGCGGCCGGAGCCGGCTGTGCCCCCAAGAAGGTGGAACAGGCCGGCAGGGCCGTCATCCCCGACGGCACCATCGACCCGGCCGAATGGGGGAAGGCCTACCCGGTCCACTACGATCTCTGGAAAAAGACCGAAGAGCCCACCGTGGCGGGTAAGAGCCGGTACAAGAAAGGGTATGACGACGACGGCGTCTTCTACGACAAGCTGGACGAGTTCCCCTTCCTGGCGCTCCTCTACAACGGTTGGGGATTCGGCGTGGAGTACAAGGAGCCCAGGGGCCATGCCCACATGGTGCGGGACCAGTTCGAGGTTGACCCGGGGCGGGTCAAGGCGGGAGGCTCCTGCCTCACCTGCAAGACCCCCTATGCGCCGGCCCTGCAGCAGCGCCTCGGCAAAGACTACTTCTCCAAGCCCTACCAGGAAGTCCATGCCCAGATCCCCAAGGAGCACCAGATGCTGGGCGTGGCCTGCATCGACTGCCACAACAACGATGACCTGTCCCTGAAGATTTCGCGGGGCTTCACCCTCGGCAAGGCCCTGGAGAAGCTCGGCGTGGATCAGGCGAAGCTCTCCACCCAGGAGAAGCGGACCCTGGTCTGTGCCCAGTGCCACGTCACCTACAGCATTCCCAAGGACGAGACCATGAAGTCGACCGATGTGTTCTTCCCCTGGGACGGCAGCACCTATGGCGGCATTACCATCGAGAACATCATCGCAAAACTGCGGAGCAACCCGGCACACGGCGAGTGGACCCAAGGGGTAACCGGCTTCAAACTCGCCTTCATCCGCCACCCCGAGTTCGAGCTCTTCTCCAACAACAGTGTTCACTGGCAGGCGGGGGTCGCCTGCAGCGACTGCCACATGCCCTACACCAAGGTGGGCACCCGCAAGGTTTCCGATCACCGGGTCATGAGCCCCCTGAAGAACGATCTCAAGGCGTGCCAGCAGTGCCATGCCGAGAGCCCCGAATGGCTCCGCAACCAGGTCTACGCCATCCAGGACCGGACCATGTCCCAGTTCATCCGGGCCGGATACGCCACCGCCACCGCGGCCAAGCTCTTCGAAATGACCCACAAGGCCCGGGCCGAAGGGAAGCAGATCGACAAGGCCCTCTATGACCAGGCCAGGGATCACTACGAGGAGGCGTTCTACCGGGTGGTCTTCATCGGCGCCGAGAACTCGGTCGGGTTCCACAACCCCACCGAGGCCCTGCGGATCACGGGCGACGCCAACTCCCACGCGGGCAAGGCCGAGGCGCTCCTGCGGCAGGCCCTGACCAAGGCCGGGGTGACGGTTCCCCTGAAAGTCGACCTGGAACTGGCCAAGTACACGAACAACCGTGGGGTGAAAAAGCTCATGTTCAAGCCCGAGCACGAGATCAAGGATCCCCTGGCGGCAAAGTAA
- a CDS encoding cytochrome c nitrite reductase small subunit: protein MGISLSRQVLATTLVVGIAGAAMAAFALVGPPRLLEHSESPAFCAGCHVMGEQHEAWSHAGAHRRIRCVDCHLPNGNPVAHYVWKSIDGMKDVVAFYSGHVPDPITLSSHGAKVVQQNCVRCHEATVTTMDRTRQCWGCHRQLRHKLTGAMATR from the coding sequence ATGGGAATCTCATTGTCACGACAGGTCCTGGCAACCACGCTCGTCGTCGGTATTGCGGGAGCGGCGATGGCGGCGTTCGCGCTGGTGGGCCCGCCCCGCCTGCTGGAGCACTCGGAGTCGCCGGCATTCTGCGCCGGGTGTCACGTGATGGGCGAGCAGCACGAGGCTTGGAGCCACGCCGGCGCCCACCGGAGGATCAGGTGCGTGGACTGCCATCTTCCCAACGGCAATCCGGTGGCGCACTACGTCTGGAAGTCCATCGACGGCATGAAGGATGTGGTGGCCTTCTATTCGGGCCATGTCCCCGACCCCATCACGCTGTCGTCCCATGGGGCAAAAGTCGTCCAGCAGAACTGTGTCCGGTGCCACGAGGCAACGGTGACCACCATGGACCGGACCCGCCAGTGCTGGGGCTGCCACCGGCAGTTGCGGCACAAGCTGACCGGCGCCATGGCCACCCGGTGA
- a CDS encoding chemotaxis protein: protein MFFASGIKKQLEEKDAELDVLKQMLENVKNIVMLCDATPENTIFYMNKAARELMSKYRAELNAGLRGADVAGAMSHSIHQFHKDPNRVRMILGKPGEMPHSAEIPIGGITLRTTAFPIWDKKNPGRVKCYMACWDDITAEKEVDERNHQELQRKEYLEERVAQIATAMEEMSMTVTEVARNTSNASDSAVQVAQNAHEGQEIVNRSVQEMQKVAQIVRDSAAIVDSLGGKSEKIGEIINVINEIADQTNLLALNAAIEAARAGEQGRGFAVVADEVRNLAVKTMNSTKQINAMVAEIQRETRQAVGSIENAKQEAEVSESLSLQAESSLVTIVQAIEEIKNVITQIATASEEQAATASVIAGNLEEISRNG, encoded by the coding sequence GTGTTTTTTGCATCGGGAATAAAGAAACAGTTGGAGGAAAAGGACGCCGAACTGGATGTGCTCAAGCAGATGCTTGAAAACGTGAAGAACATTGTAATGCTCTGCGATGCGACCCCTGAAAACACTATTTTTTACATGAACAAGGCGGCGCGGGAGCTGATGTCGAAGTACCGCGCCGAACTGAATGCCGGACTGCGCGGGGCCGATGTGGCCGGCGCCATGAGCCACTCCATCCACCAGTTCCACAAAGACCCGAACCGCGTGCGCATGATCCTGGGCAAACCGGGCGAGATGCCCCATTCGGCCGAGATCCCCATCGGGGGGATAACGCTCCGCACCACGGCCTTCCCTATCTGGGACAAGAAGAATCCCGGCAGGGTCAAATGCTACATGGCATGCTGGGACGACATCACCGCCGAAAAGGAAGTGGACGAGCGCAACCATCAGGAACTGCAGCGCAAGGAATATCTGGAGGAGCGGGTGGCCCAGATCGCCACGGCCATGGAAGAGATGAGCATGACCGTGACCGAGGTGGCCCGCAACACCTCGAACGCCTCGGACTCGGCGGTCCAGGTGGCCCAGAACGCCCACGAGGGGCAGGAAATCGTCAACCGGTCGGTCCAGGAGATGCAGAAGGTGGCCCAGATCGTCCGCGATTCAGCCGCCATCGTCGACTCCCTGGGGGGCAAGTCGGAGAAGATCGGCGAGATCATCAACGTCATCAACGAAATTGCCGACCAGACCAACCTCCTGGCCCTCAACGCCGCCATCGAGGCGGCTCGCGCCGGCGAACAGGGGCGCGGCTTCGCCGTAGTGGCCGACGAGGTCCGCAACCTGGCAGTCAAGACCATGAACTCCACCAAGCAGATCAACGCCATGGTGGCCGAAATCCAGCGGGAAACCCGCCAGGCCGTGGGTTCCATCGAAAACGCCAAGCAGGAGGCCGAAGTGAGCGAAAGCCTCTCGCTCCAGGCGGAATCGTCGCTGGTGACCATCGTTCAGGCCATCGAGGAGATCAAGAACGTCATCACCCAGATCGCCACCGCCTCCGAGGAGCAGGCAGCCACCGCCTCGGTCATTGCCGGCAATCTGGAGGAAATCTCGCGCAACGGCTGA
- a CDS encoding alpha/beta hydrolase, whose product MQALVNGISLAYDDQGSGPPLILIHGFPLQRKMWHPQIQAVTGAGFRLVTPDLRGFGESDAPDGPYSMEIFADDIVALMDHLAIGQAVIGGMSMGGYVLMNLLDRYPERVAGACFIVTRAPADDEAGKARRLHLAQEVMKFGPQLVADAFVEVLFAEQNLTERPKLVEEVYGWMSATDSRGLAGGLLAMRERTDYGALLDRFRVPALAIGADGDRAIPAEFSRAIAAGVPGCRLCIVPEAGHLANLEHPGAFNDCLLEFLTSLGNW is encoded by the coding sequence ATGCAGGCTCTCGTGAACGGCATCTCCCTCGCCTATGACGACCAGGGCAGCGGTCCGCCCCTGATCCTGATCCACGGCTTTCCCCTGCAGAGAAAGATGTGGCATCCCCAGATCCAGGCAGTGACCGGCGCCGGGTTTCGCCTCGTGACCCCCGACCTGCGGGGCTTCGGCGAATCGGATGCCCCGGACGGCCCTTACTCCATGGAGATCTTTGCCGACGACATCGTGGCGCTCATGGATCATCTGGCGATCGGCCAGGCGGTCATCGGCGGCATGTCCATGGGGGGCTACGTCCTCATGAACCTGTTGGATCGCTACCCGGAGCGGGTTGCCGGGGCGTGCTTCATCGTGACCCGGGCGCCGGCCGACGACGAGGCGGGCAAGGCCCGGCGGCTGCACCTGGCCCAGGAGGTGATGAAGTTCGGGCCTCAACTGGTGGCGGACGCGTTTGTGGAGGTACTCTTTGCCGAGCAGAACCTCACGGAGCGGCCGAAACTGGTTGAGGAGGTCTACGGATGGATGAGCGCCACCGATTCGCGGGGGCTTGCGGGCGGGCTCCTGGCCATGCGGGAGCGCACGGACTACGGCGCGCTTCTGGACCGGTTCCGGGTGCCGGCACTGGCCATCGGGGCCGATGGTGACCGGGCCATTCCGGCCGAATTCTCCCGGGCCATTGCCGCCGGCGTTCCGGGGTGCCGGCTCTGCATCGTGCCCGAGGCGGGGCACCTGGCCAACCTGGAGCATCCGGGGGCCTTCAACGACTGCCTGCTGGAATTCCTCACCTCGCTCGGCAATTGGTAG
- the cysM gene encoding cysteine synthase (catalyzes the formation of cysteine from 3-O-acetyl-L-serine and hydrogen sulfide) — protein MGITPLVELRHLNPNPRVRILAKLEGNNVGGSVKDRPALYMLAKAEESGELVPEKTILEPTSGNTGIALAMLGTVKGYRVKLVMPACVSLERRAVLEAYGAELVLSPHDEATDGAIRLAHRILEEEPDRYYMPNQYANPNNPLAHYETTAPEIFRDTGGAVDFFVAGMGTGGTLMGTSRYFREKKPSVRIVGVEPRLGHKVQGLKNMQEAIVPPIYHPEALDLKLTVHDEPAFDTARELAAREGLFVGMSSGAAVAGAVQVARDAPAGSTIVVLLPDRGDRYLSTVLFRSVCGKCPP, from the coding sequence ATCGGCATCACCCCCCTCGTTGAGCTGCGACACCTGAACCCGAATCCGCGGGTCCGCATCCTGGCCAAGTTGGAGGGGAACAACGTGGGCGGTTCCGTCAAGGACCGTCCGGCTCTCTACATGCTTGCCAAGGCGGAGGAGTCCGGCGAGTTGGTGCCGGAGAAGACCATCCTGGAGCCGACCTCCGGCAACACCGGCATCGCCCTGGCCATGCTCGGCACGGTCAAGGGATACCGGGTCAAGCTCGTGATGCCCGCCTGCGTGAGCCTGGAACGGCGCGCCGTGCTGGAGGCCTATGGCGCCGAGTTGGTCCTCTCTCCCCACGACGAGGCCACCGACGGTGCCATCCGGCTGGCCCACCGCATCCTGGAGGAGGAGCCGGACCGCTACTATATGCCCAACCAGTATGCCAATCCCAACAATCCCCTGGCCCACTACGAGACCACTGCGCCGGAGATTTTCCGCGACACAGGCGGCGCCGTCGACTTCTTCGTGGCCGGCATGGGGACGGGCGGCACCCTGATGGGAACGAGCCGCTATTTCCGGGAGAAGAAGCCTTCCGTGCGCATCGTGGGGGTGGAGCCCCGGCTGGGTCACAAGGTGCAGGGGCTCAAGAACATGCAGGAAGCCATCGTGCCTCCCATCTACCACCCCGAGGCCCTGGACCTGAAGCTGACGGTCCATGACGAGCCGGCCTTTGACACGGCCCGTGAGCTGGCCGCCCGCGAGGGCCTTTTCGTGGGGATGTCCAGCGGCGCCGCCGTGGCGGGCGCCGTCCAGGTGGCGCGGGATGCCCCGGCTGGCAGCACCATCGTGGTGCTCCTGCCGGACCGGGGAGACCGCTATCTCAGCACGGTCCTGTTCCGGTCGGTTTGCGGCAAGTGCCCCCCCTGA